ATCGAGTTTGTTTACAATGCCCATGGCAAGCCTCCTTTGAATGTTTTTGTTATGGAAAACAAAAGATACCATCCAAATTGAGAGCTTGCCGCCTTTTTTAAACATTATGTCTGAACCCCGCCGTCAGCCTGAAATGTCATTCCGAATCCCCGCGATAGCGGGGTGAGGAATCTTGAACGCACCACCTCGGGACGGCGTGAGGGACAAGATTTCTCGTCGCTTCGCTCCTCGAAATGACATGGGGGAGCTCCTCCAAAGGACAAGGGATGCTCCTCAGAATACTGTCCCCATATCCCACCTGTAAACAGGTGACAAGGTGGGCTCGTCAGACGGTTACCCTCAAATGACCTGAGGGGCACTCCTCGAAATGACATGCTTCCTTGTCATCCCAAGCCCATCATCCGATGTCGTTTCGAGTGGCGTCCATCAGATCCGCATTGTTCGCGTGCTTCATTTTGAACGTGCTCCGGGTCCTTTTGATGGTTCCCGGTTCGAGTTGCGTGACATCCTCGATACGGTCGAAAACGAATCCCATGTCCTCTCCCATGTCCTTGCGGTCACGCATCAGTTCAATCGCCCGGTTCTTATCGTAGGGAACGAGATCTTGCTTCGGTGCGTTCGGTTTGCAGATAAACGCCGGTTTCGTCACCGGGGCGGGCATACCGTCCAGTTGCCGCAAATCCCCATACCGGGCAATCATTTCGTCCAGAGGACCGAAATCCAATGCCCGAAGCGGGCAGGCGGCCACACAGACCGGAATATCTCCCTTCTCCAGGCGATCGATGCACATGGTGCACTTGCTCATCTTCGTACCCGGGGCGTCGCTTGCAAATTTAGGCGCCCCGTAAGGACAGACCACGGCGCACTGCCGTGCCCCCCGGCACTTGTCCGGATCGACGAGGACGGCGCCGTACTTTTCCTCCTTGAAGAGGGCGCCATTCGGACAGGCGCTCAGGCAGACGGGATTTTCGCAATGACCGCAGGCGAACGCCAAAATATGCAACCGGAGATCCGGGAAAACGCCATCTTCAAAATCATACACGGTCATCCACTTTTCCGGACCGGGGGGCAGAAAATTCCAGTCCTTGCAGATCACGCTGCACGTCTGGCAGCCGTAGCACCGGCTCTGATCGAAATAAAACGCATATTGAGACATCAGTCGTTTCCTCCCAGTTTTTTCACTTCCACCAGACCGGCGGTCAGAATGCTGTTCACCACATGGGGCAGATGGACGTCACCGATCAGGAAATTGCACGCACCGCGCGTGTCCATGCCGTAAGGCATGGCCTCCGTTTTTTCCTCGCTGGGCATATACCAGGCTCCGAAATGCATGGCCACGGTCCCCGTAATGATTTTGGATGTTACGTAGGCATGAAGGCGCACACAGCCGTACTCGTTGAATACCTCGATGGCATCGTTGTCCCGGACACCGCGTTTTTTCGCGTCGACGGGAGAAATCCAAAGGCGATGGTTGTAGCAGTCCCGCAGCAACGGGTTCTGGTCATGGCACGAAAGGTCACGATACAGGGAAACCGGGGTGATCATCGACAGCGGATAGTCCCGGATCCGCGGCGAAAAATACGAATCGCGGGGGGGCTCCGTCATATACGAAGGCCTCCAGCGCGGGATCGGATCGATCTTCCCACCCCATCTTTTCCTGATATCCGTGCCGGCCACCAAATTCGAGTAGAATTCGATCTTTCCGGACGGCGTCAGGAACGCCTCCGTTCCCTCCCCAATCGTGTTCTTGAATGCGTGAAAGGGCTCCTCAATCGGCACCCGGATGACCGGGTTTTTCAGGAATTCCGCCCAGGGTTTCAGGTCGATTCCCACCGCTCGCAGGGCGCCGTTTTCGTCCTTGATCCACTTTTCGTAAGCGGCGCGGTAGAGCTTCTCGACCTCCTCGTCCCACTTATCCCAAGGAACATCCTTCAGTTTCGGGTTGTACTTTTCGCCGATACCGAGTTTGTTGGCGATCTGCGTCCAGAACCATTCCACCGGCCGGATTTCCCCCGGGGGATCCAAGGCCTTGCCGCAGTAGAACATGTAGTTGTTCATCCCTCCGGGACCCGTGCGGAAGCGTTTCGCGTCCAGGTGGAAGGGGTCCGTCGATTCGAGCTGGTGAATCGGGGCGGGAATGACGATATCCATGAACTGTACGGTCGGCGAGTTGATGTGCCACCCCAGGCCGCAGGTGAAGTGGAGCATCAAGGCGGCTTTCAGGCGCTTGTTCAGATCCTGCAGGTTGTTCAGCCAGTTGTTGCCGAAAAAGACGAACTGGAGATTCGGAAGCGGCGACCCTTCCGGGCAGCCGATGGCGAAGCGATATTCCTCTTCCGTGATTTCACCGGCGTCGTATTTCGGGCGCAGGGTGACGGCTTCGGCCATCTTGTTGTTCACCATGCACACATAAGGCGTGAATTCCCGGGGCGCCCGGCC
The Deltaproteobacteria bacterium DNA segment above includes these coding regions:
- a CDS encoding 4Fe-4S dicluster domain-containing protein; this encodes MSQYAFYFDQSRCYGCQTCSVICKDWNFLPPGPEKWMTVYDFEDGVFPDLRLHILAFACGHCENPVCLSACPNGALFKEEKYGAVLVDPDKCRGARQCAVVCPYGAPKFASDAPGTKMSKCTMCIDRLEKGDIPVCVAACPLRALDFGPLDEMIARYGDLRQLDGMPAPVTKPAFICKPNAPKQDLVPYDKNRAIELMRDRKDMGEDMGFVFDRIEDVTQLEPGTIKRTRSTFKMKHANNADLMDATRNDIG
- a CDS encoding molybdopterin-dependent oxidoreductase encodes the protein MSQETLIRDLMDRHENEKITYTCCTQNGCWDANCILKVRTKDGRLMAIETDDSLNANRGREDAYMTREQLNQGMVQQRPCVMGHSWKGEIDAPTRITKPLKRVGGRGHGNGHFVEISWEEAIDTIATKLKETVDLFGENSILHTHLTFFEFSSFPLNPYFKGAIASWSDHSVSGTLAGERAHLGYEPAKNVFAGQGKSLVGYEAPDLFNSKLIVLWGWDPLVGWHGSVSYYLKLAKERGAKIIVIEPRYTLSAEVLADQWIPIRPGTDTAMMLAVAQVIYEEELWDRAFVERFVEPEGFEKFRRYLMGDEDGEVKSPEWAETICAVPAETIREFARLYATSGPVHLQCHYSVSKRHYGEYAATASMLLQAMTGNIACPGGCESGSVLVTPTHFPSLPDVNAEFGRAPREFTPYVCMVNNKMAEAVTLRPKYDAGEITEEEYRFAIGCPEGSPLPNLQFVFFGNNWLNNLQDLNKRLKAALMLHFTCGLGWHINSPTVQFMDIVIPAPIHQLESTDPFHLDAKRFRTGPGGMNNYMFYCGKALDPPGEIRPVEWFWTQIANKLGIGEKYNPKLKDVPWDKWDEEVEKLYRAAYEKWIKDENGALRAVGIDLKPWAEFLKNPVIRVPIEEPFHAFKNTIGEGTEAFLTPSGKIEFYSNLVAGTDIRKRWGGKIDPIPRWRPSYMTEPPRDSYFSPRIRDYPLSMITPVSLYRDLSCHDQNPLLRDCYNHRLWISPVDAKKRGVRDNDAIEVFNEYGCVRLHAYVTSKIITGTVAMHFGAWYMPSEEKTEAMPYGMDTRGACNFLIGDVHLPHVVNSILTAGLVEVKKLGGND